A window of Oscillatoria sp. FACHB-1407 genomic DNA:
CAACAACGTGTATCTCATTCTATTTGGGCTGTTGGGGCATCTATTTGTGTTAATGGCAGTTAATCACAAAGTACGACAGCACACCTCAGAGGAATCAAACTTGCCCTGGTTTCTCGTTTATCTTGTACTGGCAGGTGTTGGTTTTGGAGCATCCGCTGGGATCAAGTGGAATGGGTTGGGCTTTTTGTTGAGTGCCTATTTGATCTGGGGTATCGCCTGGATCTTGCATTGGCTACGACGGGGGCGATCGCTATCTGGGGCACGCAGCACCAATCCTCTAGAGAAGCTGACTCAACTCCATATCGGGCATGTTTTGTTTGGGTTGGCTCTCGTTCCTGCTGTCACCTACTACATTAGTTGGATTCCCTACATTCAAATTGACCCCAGTACGAGTTTTTGGGAATGGCAACATCAGGTGATCGACTATCACTCACGGGTCGGGGGCATGGATGCTCATCCCTACTGCTCTCCCTGGTATAGCTGGCTGTATATGGTGCGTCCGGTTGCCTACTTCTATCAGACGACTCGCAGCATGAACGACCCCATTCCGGTAGGCGAAACGGTGATTCCACAGGAGCAGGCAGCAGTTGTTTATGACGTACATGCGCTGGGCAACCCGTTCTTGTGGTGGTTTTCCAGTACGGCGATTTTATTGATGGTTGGAGCTGTTTTGCAACAGACCTGGACGTGGGCAACGGTTGTGGCTAGACAAAATGCAAAGGGCATCACGGTAGATACAACTACCTGGCTGATGTTGTATCTCGTGTTAGGTTGGGCGGCTAACCTGTTGCCGTGGATGAAAGTCAGCCGTTGTACCTTTATCTATCACTACATGGGATCGTCCATGTTTGCGCTGTTAGCGATCGCTTTATTGTGCGATCGGTGGTTACACAGCCCGGAGCGATGGAAACAGGGCACCAGCATTACGATCATTTTTCTAGTGATCGCCGCATTTCTATTCTGGTTGCCCCTCTATTTGGGATTGCCCCTCTCCCCAGCAGAGTTTCGACTGCGGCAGTGGTTCCCTTCCTGGGTTTAAGCATCCCTTCTGACAAAAACCGCTCGATATACGGGTTCCCCCCGTGACAGCACAGATTGTTCTCGCTCGGTCGCTATGGGTAAGGGGTTCGTATCCAGCCAAGCTGCTGTGCCCTGTTTGACAAAGGCGGGGTGCTCTTGAAAGCGATCGCCCATTTCCACGGCTACCTCCTGGACATCGGATTGCAGGAACACCGTTCCCCCTGGGATGAGATACTGCGCCAGGCAGTTCACCATTTCAGGCTTCACAACCCGCCGCTTTTGATGTCGCTTCTTAAACCACGGGTCGGGAAATTGAATCGAGACGTACTGTAATTGCCTCAATTGCAATGATTCGAGAAGTGGGGATAGAGAATTGGTTACATTACAAAAAATGTAGTGCAGATTCGTTAACCCCACCTCATCACGCCACTGGTTTGCCTGGTCTACCAATGGCTCCCGGATCTCTAACCCTAAAAAATTCCATTCAGGCTGTTGCTGTGCCATCTCCAGCAAAAACACCCCCCGTCCACAGCCAATGTCAAGATGTAGGGGTTGAGTCGGATTGGCATAGATTTTCTCCCAATCTGGAGGGGTGACAGGCTGTTGATACTTCCGACTTAACGGGTTGACATGCTGACGGACACGGACGATTGCCAAGAGAACTTTCCCCAATCAAACAAGGAACCTATAACAATATAGAAGGTACACTCACTTGACGCACCTATGCGCTTGGATTTTCGCTTTGCCATCATCAGTGATCCTCACATTGCGTTGCCTCACACCATTTGGGATCATCCCACACGGTTTCATTTAGTAGAAGTCAGCATTCCGGCTCTGGAACAGGTGTTGAGCCAACTGGAATTGCTGGATCTGGACTTTTTGCTATTGCCGGGGGATCTAACGCAACATGGCGAACCAGACAACCACGCATGGCTAGCCGATCGCTTAGCCCAACTGCCTTATCCCGTCTATGTTGTGCCGGGAAATCACGATGTGGTCGAGCGTCAAGCCAGCCATCGCTCGATTGGGGTTGCTGAGTTTCCGGGCTATTACGAAAAGATGGGCTATGACAATGCACAGCAGATCTATTACAGCCATGAGATTGTACCGGGAGTGCGGTTGATTGGGTTGAACTCCAACGATTTTGATGGCGAGGGTAAACAATTGGGGATGGGACATCTCGACACTGAGCAATTGATCTGGTTGGAGCAGACCTTAGCCACTGCCCAGGAAGAATTGATTTTAGTGATGATTCATCACAACGTGCTGGAACATTTGCCCGGACAGTCCAAACACGGCATGGGTAAACGTTACATGCTGAGCAATGCTAACAAACTGTTGCAGCTATTACGAGCGGCAAAGGTGCCTCTAATTTTCACAGGGCATTTGCATGTGCAGGATATCGCCCACGCTGACGGCATCTA
This region includes:
- a CDS encoding dolichyl-phosphate-mannose--protein mannosyltransferase, with the protein product MSLYPKHDSRLTPWFWVSIAVLFLVAIALRFWGLSRFNTLVFDEVYYAKFATAFLQNRQEFGGHPPLTNYIIAVGIAIAQRFGWGNPADSNDLAGMMLTTFSYRWVNALTGAFIPLVIAAIAYQITHRRSYALIAGLFATLEGMILVESRYALNNVYLILFGLLGHLFVLMAVNHKVRQHTSEESNLPWFLVYLVLAGVGFGASAGIKWNGLGFLLSAYLIWGIAWILHWLRRGRSLSGARSTNPLEKLTQLHIGHVLFGLALVPAVTYYISWIPYIQIDPSTSFWEWQHQVIDYHSRVGGMDAHPYCSPWYSWLYMVRPVAYFYQTTRSMNDPIPVGETVIPQEQAAVVYDVHALGNPFLWWFSSTAILLMVGAVLQQTWTWATVVARQNAKGITVDTTTWLMLYLVLGWAANLLPWMKVSRCTFIYHYMGSSMFALLAIALLCDRWLHSPERWKQGTSITIIFLVIAAFLFWLPLYLGLPLSPAEFRLRQWFPSWV
- a CDS encoding metallophosphoesterase family protein, translating into MRLDFRFAIISDPHIALPHTIWDHPTRFHLVEVSIPALEQVLSQLELLDLDFLLLPGDLTQHGEPDNHAWLADRLAQLPYPVYVVPGNHDVVERQASHRSIGVAEFPGYYEKMGYDNAQQIYYSHEIVPGVRLIGLNSNDFDGEGKQLGMGHLDTEQLIWLEQTLATAQEELILVMIHHNVLEHLPGQSKHGMGKRYMLSNANKLLQLLRAAKVPLIFTGHLHVQDIAHADGIYEITTGSLVSYPHPYRVLHFYQDDHGQRWLKVESDRVVAVPDFPDLQQLSREWMGDRSFHFMFKLLSQPPLNLSIAEAEALAPALRYFWAEIANGDALFDFAHFPDSVRRYLKTFSAIDMAGNPRQIDNQALLNIS
- the trmB gene encoding tRNA (guanosine(46)-N7)-methyltransferase TrmB, producing the protein MAIVRVRQHVNPLSRKYQQPVTPPDWEKIYANPTQPLHLDIGCGRGVFLLEMAQQQPEWNFLGLEIREPLVDQANQWRDEVGLTNLHYIFCNVTNSLSPLLESLQLRQLQYVSIQFPDPWFKKRHQKRRVVKPEMVNCLAQYLIPGGTVFLQSDVQEVAVEMGDRFQEHPAFVKQGTAAWLDTNPLPIATEREQSVLSRGEPVYRAVFVRRDA